The proteins below are encoded in one region of Ornithinimicrobium avium:
- the ybaK gene encoding Cys-tRNA(Pro) deacylase, translated as MAKKKVAGGTPATVALERAGIRYDVRSYVHDPASVSFGLEAAEALGVEPARVFKTLLVDTDKGLGVGIVPVDHLLDLKAVAAALGAKKATMADPAVAERVTGYVVGGISPVGQKKALPTVLDASAGQHATILVSGGRRGLDLELAPSDLLTVVRGSSAPIARSS; from the coding sequence TGGCGGGCGGCACCCCTGCGACGGTTGCGCTGGAGCGCGCGGGGATCAGGTATGACGTGCGTTCCTACGTGCACGACCCCGCCTCGGTGAGCTTCGGGCTGGAGGCGGCAGAGGCGCTCGGCGTCGAGCCCGCCCGCGTGTTCAAGACGTTGCTGGTGGACACCGACAAGGGGCTGGGCGTGGGCATCGTCCCCGTCGACCACCTGCTCGACCTGAAGGCGGTGGCGGCCGCGCTCGGCGCCAAGAAGGCCACGATGGCCGACCCCGCCGTCGCCGAGCGGGTCACCGGCTACGTCGTCGGCGGCATCAGCCCGGTGGGGCAGAAGAAGGCGCTGCCGACCGTGCTCGACGCCTCCGCCGGGCAGCACGCCACGATCCTGGTCAGCGGCGGCAGGCGCGGGCTCGACCTCGAGCTCGCGCCCTCGGACCTGCTGACGGTGGTGCGGGGGAGCAGCGCCCCGATCGCGCGGAGCAGCTAG
- a CDS encoding ATP-binding cassette domain-containing protein, whose product MTSSRHPADGHDLIRVQGARENNLRDVSVELPKRRLSVFTGVSGSGKSSLVFATIAAESQRMINETYSTFVQGFMPTLGRPDVDLLEGLTTAIIVDQERMGANVRSTVGTATDVNAMLRILFSRLGEPHIGTAKAFSFNVASISGAGAVTIEKAGEKVKERREFSIAGGMCPRCEGTGRVTDFDRSALYDEEKSLNEGALTIPGYSMEGWYGRIYRASGFFDPDKPIKMFTKRELTTLLFKEPTRIKVEGINVTFEGLIPKISKSFLAKDREAMQPHIRAFVDRAVTFATCPECNGTRLNEAARSSRVRGISIADACAMQISDLAAWVHELDEPSVAPLLQGLRETLDSFVGIGLGYLSLDRPAGTLSGGEAQRTKMIRHLGSSLTDVTYVFDEPSIGLHPHDIQRMNALLEQLRDKGNTVLVVEHKPEMIVIADHVVDLGPGAGTGGGQVVYQGSVEGLRASGTLTGQHLDDRARLKDEVRARTGVLEIRGADRNNLQDVDVDVPTGVLTVVTGVAGSGKSSLIHGSLAKEDGVVVIDQAAIKGSRRSNPATYTGLLEPIRKAFAKANGVKPALFSPNSDGACPTCKGAGVVYTDLAMMAGVATTCDECEGRRFQAAVLEFTLGGKDISQVLAMPVAEAEAFFGGGEARLPAAHKILSRLEDVGLGYVTLGQPLTTLSGGERQRLKLAAQMGEKGEVYILDEPTTGLHLADVENLLALLDRLVDAGRTVIVIEHHQAVMAHADWVIDLGPGAGHEGGRVVFEGTPAELVAGRTTLTGRHLAEYVGAQAP is encoded by the coding sequence GTGACGAGCTCCAGGCACCCCGCAGACGGCCACGATCTCATCCGCGTGCAGGGCGCGCGGGAGAACAACCTGCGCGACGTCAGCGTCGAGCTGCCCAAGCGGCGGCTGAGCGTGTTCACCGGCGTCTCCGGCTCCGGCAAGAGCTCGCTGGTGTTCGCCACGATCGCCGCCGAGTCGCAGCGGATGATCAACGAGACCTACTCGACCTTCGTCCAGGGCTTCATGCCCACGCTCGGGCGGCCGGACGTCGACCTGCTCGAGGGGTTGACCACGGCGATCATCGTCGACCAGGAGCGGATGGGCGCCAACGTGCGCTCGACCGTGGGCACCGCCACCGACGTCAACGCGATGCTGCGGATCCTCTTCAGCCGGCTGGGCGAGCCGCACATCGGCACCGCCAAGGCGTTCTCGTTCAACGTCGCCTCGATCTCCGGGGCGGGGGCGGTGACGATCGAGAAGGCCGGCGAGAAGGTCAAGGAACGACGCGAGTTCAGCATCGCCGGCGGCATGTGCCCGCGGTGCGAGGGCACGGGCAGGGTCACCGACTTCGACCGCAGCGCCCTGTACGACGAGGAGAAGTCCCTCAACGAGGGCGCGCTGACGATCCCCGGCTACAGCATGGAGGGGTGGTACGGGCGGATCTACCGAGCCAGCGGCTTCTTCGACCCGGACAAGCCGATCAAGATGTTCACCAAGCGCGAGCTGACCACCCTGCTGTTCAAGGAGCCCACCCGGATCAAGGTGGAGGGCATCAACGTCACGTTCGAGGGCCTCATACCCAAGATCAGCAAGAGCTTCCTGGCCAAGGACCGGGAGGCGATGCAGCCGCACATCCGCGCGTTCGTGGACCGGGCGGTGACCTTCGCGACCTGCCCTGAGTGCAACGGCACCCGGCTCAACGAGGCCGCGCGGTCCTCGAGGGTGAGGGGCATCTCGATCGCCGACGCGTGCGCGATGCAGATCAGCGACCTGGCCGCATGGGTGCACGAGCTGGACGAGCCGTCGGTGGCACCGCTGCTGCAGGGGCTGCGCGAGACGCTGGACTCCTTCGTGGGGATCGGGCTGGGCTACCTCTCGCTGGACCGGCCCGCGGGCACGCTGTCCGGCGGCGAGGCGCAGCGGACCAAGATGATCCGGCACCTCGGGTCGTCGCTGACCGACGTGACCTACGTCTTCGACGAACCGTCGATCGGGCTGCACCCGCACGACATCCAGCGGATGAACGCCCTGCTGGAGCAGCTGCGGGACAAGGGCAACACGGTGCTGGTCGTGGAGCACAAGCCCGAGATGATCGTGATCGCCGACCACGTCGTGGACCTGGGTCCGGGCGCCGGGACCGGTGGCGGCCAGGTCGTCTACCAGGGCAGTGTGGAGGGCCTGCGGGCCAGCGGGACGCTCACCGGCCAGCACCTGGACGACCGGGCGCGGCTCAAGGACGAGGTGCGCGCCCGGACCGGCGTGCTCGAGATCCGCGGCGCCGACCGGAACAACCTGCAGGACGTCGACGTGGACGTGCCGACCGGCGTGCTGACCGTGGTGACCGGCGTGGCCGGCAGCGGCAAGAGCTCGCTCATCCACGGCTCGCTGGCCAAGGAGGACGGGGTCGTCGTCATCGACCAGGCCGCGATCAAGGGCTCACGCCGGTCCAACCCGGCGACGTACACCGGGCTGCTGGAGCCGATCCGCAAGGCCTTCGCCAAGGCCAACGGCGTCAAGCCGGCGCTCTTCAGCCCCAACTCCGACGGCGCCTGCCCGACCTGCAAGGGCGCGGGCGTGGTCTACACCGACCTGGCGATGATGGCCGGGGTCGCCACGACCTGCGACGAGTGCGAGGGCCGGCGCTTCCAGGCGGCGGTGCTGGAGTTCACCCTCGGCGGCAAGGACATCAGCCAGGTGCTCGCGATGCCGGTCGCCGAGGCGGAGGCCTTCTTCGGCGGGGGCGAGGCGCGGCTCCCGGCGGCGCACAAGATCCTCTCGCGGCTGGAGGACGTGGGCCTGGGCTACGTCACGCTGGGCCAGCCGCTGACGACCCTGTCGGGCGGGGAGCGGCAGCGTCTCAAGCTCGCGGCGCAGATGGGCGAGAAGGGCGAGGTCTACATCCTCGACGAGCCGACGACCGGGCTGCACCTGGCCGACGTGGAGAACCTGCTCGCGCTGCTCGACCGGCTCGTCGACGCCGGCCGCACGGTCATCGTCATCGAGCACCACCAGGCCGTGATGGCCCACGCCGACTGGGTCATCGACCTCGGCCCCGGCGCCGGCCACGAGGGAGGCCGGGTCGTCTTCGAGGGGACGCCGGCCGAGCTGGTCGCCGGCCGCACGACGCTCACCGGGCGGCACCTGGCGGAGTACGTGGGGGCGCAGGCCCCCTAG